Proteins encoded together in one Penicillium digitatum chromosome 1, complete sequence window:
- a CDS encoding DEAD/DEAH box helicase, putative gives MDRHVVLDWYNNLDSRVVDLVGDFVGDELFIIEGDSLLLECFANEKLDFNPGFQVLHATYLAEKLLQKLQQRKCFFEVVFFAENASLCIPRGVHRDLHARYLLAREVIIQHLISVRVQPSRFFQALRFDSFQSDAFKAHLISSGAYLFMCHDGASCEQNKDDAASDLDSSDDDSDSDSSDHEDDDQKGSFVDKRGEISRFKLRAMIYWFVVHGYNLALMNSLEFRDTKVMAMVIESSIKTNPLSTGPETDDPNQLWNSLSQLGIEDSQDQAEDAVEYDLNESANQAQTGKLLEQVLLEKPELSQRQCLVVATLSAMLLGGEADNLENKIGAQSMLLHIALLQNTQLSNRSIQTTAPKNLTFFNEFVNTAQALLSSKHWERAMRDHNLPCDLSDLVDGTLFLQVRQIVEKLGIQTVISSVTQPPFNALACLVDRICGTTLQCEVIGGAGAASKDYIHKSISKPHQGFEKVLPFNNAVFDKLLKPVHLAIDESADAKSDSQVFKEFKEDSHWHSSRPLDQKKVILTPQEVERNHKRNQRFMAEMRDYAASLSGSLPEPIVVESSSSSRQKSQQNPPASRDIGTHLTVSKPEKKSHSKSGKQSTKEKAAAFVHQKALEVTQKQRQKWKNVYNDEFALIDDLVTRFTKLNGYLSSLPKDSRQVLEPEILTCMIDTLLRLLFVERTNVQSEKHMLVVTRIWEIVTCLVKIKQGISSDIIAYVSTVCQILGLPAAQLHADSEQKLSFPSFKIPKAAPSMSIEMSPVEFQLLHGGPFMERSIDSLPDSRTPDFAPDRWQREVLDQIDAKKSAFIVAPTSAGKTFISFYAMRQILKEDNDGILVYVAPTKALVNQIAAEVQARFSKSFPAKTSGKSVWAIHTRDYRINNPQGCQILITVPQILQIMLLNPSNANAWTPRLRRIIFDEIHCIGQAEDGVVWEQLLLMSPCPIIALSATVGNPQEFYNWLDFAQRTNGFDLRMIQHQHRYSDLRKYVYQPRGDYSFKGFSNTPSLARLGLDGSDDMTFVHPVTSLLDRTRSIPDDLDFEPRDCFTLWKAMKDLQTEQFPVDPSLDPSVFFSNVVIQKVHVIAWQTQLKNLLGEWMKDLESPFEKLLLKLDHPAGFVVEKEKDLSKQVSRMNGLSDTLSGNLVDTTLPLISSLHAQNALPALFFNYDRGRCEDICQELLTQLQNAETKWKEESPVWKSKIAKWEIWKTSKLSAKKKLERATKKKPSGNADEEPTSKAEQAKESASTDFGWLDLFDPKRPVDGFHLADFKKVPASEFLVYSKQLQWRSVPQWLIDALERGIGVHHAGMNRKYRQVCEILFRKGFLRVVIATGTLALGINMPCKTVVFSGDSIFLTALNFRQAAGRAGRRGFDVLGNVVFQQVPPSKVQRLMSSRLPSLSGHFPITTSLVLRLFILLHGSKQAPSAVKSINSILSSSRIHLGGPEMKQTVLHHLRISIEYLRRNNLLGVTGMALNFAGCISHLYYTENSSFAFHALLHSGYLQDLCQDIETKPKRTVQTLMLVMAHLFGRIPLRVSTLEWFQNAEKKPSSIVALPPLPRKAVSALRAHNKQVLDIYTGYVSNFVKQHINEPDCLLPFSGIKCGGESTLEKLGFSQFDHISPSIVSPFFALSGNGDQCNSVFELSQMVRSGVWIEDSVIPYVAVDPNENAVPLNAYLYDFFKHGNVSQLETANRIRRGDIWFVLNDFSLTLATIKTSIEGFLKPGGNIGADMLDVAGGGDDYENLVDDKAVDRIEAENAGKLDVKLDKKQAIPAAPLPTSRPRVKKVVMDSWEDEMDDEDDESEDEVISAAKDTTTSSKTPQEQPVDNSHRSMFLVAKAFKELHNEFDGKFKAMWA, from the exons ATGGATCGTCATGTTGTACTAGATTG GTACAATAACCTAGACTCTCGAGTCGTTGACCTCGTCGGTGACTTTGTTGGTGACGAGCTTTTCATAATTGAAGGCGATTCCCTTCTACTTGAATGCTTTGCCAACGAGAAACTGGATTTCAACCCGGGCTTCCAGGTCTTGCATGCGACTTATCTTGCAGAAAAGTTGTTACAAAAGCTTCAGCAGCGCAAATGTTTCTTCGAGGTTGTCTTTTTCGCCGAGAATGCCTCATTATGCATTCCGAGAGGAGTCCACAGAGATCTTCACGCGAGGTACCTCCTTGCTCGTGAAGTAATCATACAGCATCTTATTTCTGTTCGCGTCCAGCCATCGAGATTCTTCCAGGCTCTGAGGTTTGATAGCTTCCAGTCCGATGCGTTCAAAGCTCATCTGATAAGTTCGGGAGCCTATTTGTTCATGTGTCATGACGGCGCTTCTTGCGAGCAAAACAAGGATGATGCTGCTAGTGATCTAGACAGCAGCGATGATGATAGTGATTCTGACAGCAGCGACcacgaagatgatgaccaGAAAGGTTCTTTTGTCGACAAGCGAGGCGAGATCTCAAGATTCAAGCTCCGTGCGATGATCTACTGGTTTGTTGTCCACGGATACAACCTTGCGCTCATGAATAGTCTTGAGTTCCGTGACACAAAA GTTATGGCAATGGTGATTGAAAGCTCCATCAAGACGAATCCCTTGTCAACTGGCCCAGAAACAGACGATCCAAATCAACTGTGGAATTCCCTATCCCAATTGGGGATTGAAGACAGCCAAGACCAAGCGGAGGATGCGGTGGAATACGACTTGAATGAATCGGCAAACCAGGCACAAACAGGCAAGTTGCTTGAACAGGTACTTCTTGAGAAGCCGGAGTTGTCGCAACGCCAATGTCTTGTGGTTGCTACTCTCAGCGCCATGCTGTTGGGCGGCGAGGCAGACAACCTCGAAAACAAGATTGGGGCACAATCTATGCTTTTACACATCGCACTTTTGCAAAACACCCAATTGTCAAATCGGTCAATCCAAACAACTGCGCCCAAAAACCTCACGTTTTTCAATGAATTCGTGAACACCGCGCAGGCGTTGCTAAGCTCAAAGCATTGGGAGAGAGCAATGAGAGACCATAACCTGCCTTGCGATCTATCTGACCTTGTGGATGGAACATTGTTTCTCCAAGTCCGGCAGATAGTTGAGAAACTGGGCATCCAAACAGTAATCTCATCAGTCACACAACCCCCTTTCAACGCTCTTGCGTGTCTGGTCGACCGCATTTGTGGCACAACACTGCAATGTGAAGTGATTGGGGGAGCTGGCGCTGCTTCTAAAGATTACATTCATAAAAGCATCTCCAAGCCTCATCAAGGCTTTGAAAAGGTGCTTCCATTTAACAATGCAGTGTTTGATAAACTTCTGAAGCCTGTTCATCTCGCAATTGACGAATCTGCCGATGCGAAGAGTGATTCCCAAGTTTTCAAAGAGTTCAAAGAAGACAGCCACTGGCATAGCTCCAGGCCCCTTGATCAAAAGAAAGTCATCCTAACACCCCAAGAGGTCGAGCGAAATCACAAACGGAACCAGCGTTTTATGGCCGAGATGAGAGATTATGCTGCAAGTCTCTCAGGATCACTGCCGGAGCCGATTGTCGTTGAATCTTCCAGCAGTTCACGTCAAAAGTCTCAACAAAACCCTCCAGCAAGCAGAGACATTGGAACACACTTGACGGTCTCGAAGCCAGAAAAGAAGTCTCACTCTAAATCCGGCAAACAATCCACCAAAGAGAAGGCCGCAGCTTTCGTTCACCAAAAAGCATTGGAAGTCACCCAAAAACAGAGACAGAAGTGGAAAAATGTGTACAACGATGAATTCGCTCTCATCGATGATCTGGTGACTCGTTTTACAAAGCTCAACGGATACTTGAGCAGTCTGCCCAAAGACAGTCGACAGGTTCTGGAACCTGAAATCCTGACTTGCATGATCGATACATTGCTACGGCTTCTTTTTGTTGAACGCACAAATGTGCAGAGTGAAAAGCACATGTTGGTCGTGACGCGCATTTGGGAGATCGTCACTTGCCTCGTGAAAATTAAGCAAGGCATCTCATCCGACATTATTGCATATGTTTCAACAGTCTGTCAAATTCTTGGTTTGCCGGCGGCTCAGCTTCATGCCGACAGTGAACAGAAATTATCTTTCCCGTCATTCAAGATTCccaaagcagcacccagcATGAGTATCGAGATGAGCCCAGTTGAATTCCAGCTTCTGCACGGTGGCCCCTTCATGGAGCGTAGCATAGACTCATTGCCCGACTCCCGGACGCCGGATTTTGCGCCCGATCGTTGGCAGCGTGAAGTATTGGACCAGATCGATGCAAAGAAGAGCGCATTCATTGTGGCCCCGACGAGTGCAGGAAAAACATTTATCTC CTTCTATGCAATGAGACAGATTTTGAAAGAAGACAACGATGGAATTCTCGTTTATGTTGCCCCCACAAAGGCTCTTGTCAATCAGATCGCAGCTGAGGTGCAGGCCCGATTTTCCAAATCTTTCCCTGCCAAAACCAGTGGGAAATCGGTTTGGGCCATCCACACAAGAGACTACCGCATCAATAACCCCCAGGGATGTCAAATTCTCATCACAGTTCCCCAGATTCTTCAGATCATGCTGCTCAACCCCTCAAACGCCAATGCATGGACTCCCCGCTTGAGACGTATCATCTTCGATGAGATTCATTGTATCGGCCAGGCCGAGGATGGTGTCGTTTGGGAACAACTGCTTCTGATGTCGCCATGCCCGATTATAGCCCTCTCGGCTACCGTCGGAAACCCCCAGGAATTCTACAACTGGCTAGATTTTGCCCAGAGAACCAACGGATTTGACCTTAGGATGATCCAGCATCAGCACCGTTATTCAGATTTACGAAAGTACGTGTATCAGCCTCGTGGTGACTACTCTTTCAAAGGGTTTTCCAATACTCCTAGCTTAGCCCGTTTGGGCCTCGATGGATCAGATGATATGACATTCGTGCATCCTGTCACCAGCCTGCTGGACCGTACCAGATCGATACCCGATGATCTTGACTTTGAACCACGTGACTGCTTCACTTTGTGGAAAGCAATGAAGGACCTTCAAACAGAGCAGTTCCCTGTTGATCCATCTCTGGATCCGTCCGTCTTTTTCTCGAATGTTGTCATCCAAAAAGTGCACGTCATAGCATGGCAGACACAACTGAAAAATTTGTTAGGAGAGTGGATGAAAGACCTAGAATCTCCATTTGAGAAACTCTTGCTCAAACTTGACCATCCAGCTGGGTTTGTAGttgaaaaggaaaaggatcTGTCGAAACAGGTATCTCGGATGAATGGCTTATCTGACACCCTAAGCGGTAACTTGGTCGACACAACCCTCCCTTTGATATCCTCGCTACACGCTCAGAATGCTCTTCCCGCGCTATTCTTCAATTATGACCGCGGTAGATGTGAAGATATATGCCAAGAGCTGTTGACACAGCTACAAAACGCCGAGACCAAATGGAAAGAAGAGAGTCCAGTATGGAAATCCAAGATTGCCAAATGGGAAATTTGGAAGACGTCAAAGCTGTCAGCAAAGAAGAAGCTCGAAAGGGCTACCAAGAAGAAACCAAGTGGAAACGCCGACGAAGAGCCAACTTCTAAGGCAGAGCAAGCCAAAGAATCAGCATCGACTGATTTCGGCTGGCTGGATCTCTTTGACCCGAAGAGGCCGGTGGATGGATTCCACTTGGCTGACTTCAAGAAAGTTCCCGCTTCCGAGTTCCTTGTCTATTCTAAGCAGCTGCAGTGGCGCTCGGTGCCTCAGTGGTTAATAGATGCCTTGGAGCGAGGAATCGGTGTCCACCATGCTGGTATGAATCGCAAGTACCGTCAAGTTTGTGAGATCCTCTTCAGGAAAGGCTTTTTGCGTGTTGTGATTGCAACCGGCACTTTGGCCTTGGGTATCAACATGCCTTGCAAGACAGTCGTTTTTTCGGGTGATTCTATTTTCTTGACAGCCCTGAATTTCCGACAAGCTGCCGGAAGAGCAGGTCGCCGTGGATTTGACGTCCTTGGAAATGTTGTTTTCCAGCAGGTTCCACCATCCAAGGTACAACGCCTGATGAGCTCGAGACTCCCAAGTCTCAGTGGACATTTCCCCATAACAACCAGTTTGGTTTTACGGCTGTTCATCTTGCTACATGGCTCAAAGCAAGCTCCATCTGCTGTGAAATCAATTAACTCGATACTCTCGAGTTCTCGCATCCACCTCGGTGGCCCTGAGATGAAGCAAACGGtactccaccatctccgaaTCTCTATCGAATACCTCCGACGAAACAATCTTCTCGGCGTTACAGGTATGGCTTTAAATTTTGCGGGCTGTATCTCTCATCTGTACTACACGGAGAATTCCAGTTTTGCCTTCCATGCCCTCTTGCATTCGGGATACCTCCAAGATCTCTGTCAAGACATCGAGACTAAGCCTAAAAGGACTGTTCAAACTCTGATGCTGGTTATGGCCCATTTGTTTGGGCGTATTCCCCTGCGGGTGTCCACTTTGGAATGGTTCCAAAACGCAGAAAAGAAGCCTTCCTCGATCGTGGCCCTTCCTCCTTTACCAAGAAAGGCCGTATCCGCCTTGCGTGCTCACAACAAGCAGGTGCTTGACATCTACACTGGCTACGTCTCCAATTTTGTCAAGCAGCATATCAACGAACCGGATTGTTTGCTCCCATTCAGTGGGATCAAGTGCGGCGGGGAAAGTACCTTGGAGAAACTCGGTTTCTCGCAGTTCGACCACATCTCTCCATCAATCGTCTCTCCGTTTTTCGCTCTTTCAGGAAATGGAGACCAATGCAATTCCGTCTTTGAGCTCAGTCAGATGGTTCGCAGTGGCGTTTGGATTGAGGATTCCGTCATTCCATATGTGGCTGTTGATCCCAACGAGAACGCGGTCCCTCTCAATGCGTACCTGTATGACTTCTTCAAGCACGGAAATGTTTCTCAGTTGGAAACTGCAAACCGCATCCGCCGCGGGGATATCTGGTTTGTGCTTAATGACTTCTCATTAACCCTGGCCACTATCAAGACTAGCATTGAGGGCTTCCTCAAGCCCGGAGGCAACATTGGCGCAGACATGCTCGATGTTGCTGGCGGAGGTGACGACTATGAGAATCTTGTGGACGACAAGGCCGTTGATCGGATTGAGGCTGAAAATGCTGGAAAGTTGGATGTGAAGCTAGATAAAAAGCAAGCGATTCCTGCTGCCCCCCTCCCTACCTCTCGCCCCCGGGTGAAGAAGGTTGTGATGGATAGCTGGGAGGATGAGATGGATGACGAAGACGATGAAAGTGAGGATGAAGTCATCAGTGCTGCTAAAGACACGACCACCAGCTCCAAAACTCCTCAAGAACAGCCAGTGGACAACTCTCACAGATCCATGTTCTTGGTAGCCAAGGCCTTCAAAGAACTACACAACGAATTTGATGGCAAGTTCAAGGCTATGTGGGCTTAA
- a CDS encoding Gamma-tubulin complex component GCP4, putative, giving the protein MRDVLCISVSTRSLVPSNDLLHMCRFEFVGRGLLYWQRTNCSVEGRRFSRELSIQKGENAVTQDDFPLLSPPEKALLASVAHLSRLHAQLRKCASDISSTSPSVICRSVSTAIVGTHLAQFQEKILEVERAILAEDSEYVGGYGIVPLSTIVGEFAPWSRRMEWLWAVNRFIQPERKSTDMLHGCKGAALMDHLRTEAQTGYLDIKEMALQLATAAETAWMKQLSMWLLYGNLPIYGKEDFFIQEDAENENDEARFSVNVRLLPNFVTAQTASSILFIGKSLNHIRTKRKISIAGTSTAPVTLFREHIEQLAGLKSPISPSKLTTAVDFIRLSLSQSTLSKLLPLPKILEILTLLHNFLLLGRGEFAVALVAHADSRIEESRRRRLSTTRPQGKLGVLTVKEGDVTASLAEAWAELSSLQKEEDPADEELELARDLLCLSISGRKSGRPMTPAQTPNLISQISKVSFEDLLFPTATNLTAYIRAPLDLFISSSDIVIYSKIHSYLLGIRRAQIRLGDLWKQTPLRRNHPTPWGPPRSSSVFGQARLKARRDRDNVRVRQMRHIWATGSACLFMLSEIGGFFQGDVVNESWQHLRQWIEGCSSSPASAPVSRPGTASSAKSRHISNTVSHDRMSIRDFPGAAQQTMGRHDPEALTVAHRRHLSSLVQSLFLTELPFTNTMRGLLTNVDRFVALVIRLETIQRNIDLETDEGVEDALVDYAHEEREVWEELRATRNDVETGIKNLIGSLRDIDDSRSGEGQGYVELATNFGQMWPGSRRDDSVSPGFSHYVPHKVAGVDRLLMKLDFGSLRSGFGPETTAGLAGRPSA; this is encoded by the exons ATGCGCGACGTTTTATGCATCTCGGTATCAACGCGAAGCTTGGTGCCGTCAAACGACCTACTTCATATGTGTCGCTTTGAATTTGTGGGGCGCGGTCTATTATACTGGCAGCGCACTAACTGTTCAGTGGAGGGAAGACGTTTCTCTAG GGAACTTTC TATCCAAAAGGGGGAGAACGCTGTCACTCAAGACGACTTTCCCCTTCTTTCACCTCCGGAGAAAGCCCTCCTCGCCTCCGTTGCCCATCTGAGCCGATTACACGCGCAGCTGCGGAAATGTGCCTCCGACATATCCTCCACGAGCCCATCTGTCATATGCCGCTCGGTCTCTACGGCTATTGTTGGAACACATCTAGCTCAATTTCAAGAGAAAATCCTGGAGGTTGAGAGGGCAATCCTTGCTGAGGATAGTGAATATGTCGGAGGGTATGGTATAGTCCCACTGTCGACCATCGTTGGAGAATTTGCACCATGGTCTCGGCGCATGGAGTGGCTTTGGGCTGTTAATCGGTTCATTCAACCCGAAAGGAAAAGCACCGACATGTTGCATGGTTGCAAGGGGGCAGCGCTCATGGATCATCTGCGGACCGAAGCTCAGACAGGATATCTCGATATCAAGGAGATGGCCCTGCAATTGGCTACAGCGGCTGAGACGGCATGGATGAAACAGCTATCGATGTGGTTACTTTATGGGAATCTTCCAATCTACGGGAAGGAAGACTTTTTCATCCAGGAGGATGCTGAAAATGAGAATGACGAGGCACGATTCAGCGTAAACGTCCGATTGCTGCCAAATTTTGTCACGGCACAAACTGCAAGCTCAATACTATTCATTGGAAAATCCCTAAATCATATTCGGACGAAACGGAAAATTTCAATAGCAGGAACCTCTACTGCGCCGGTGACGTTATTTCGGGAGCACATCGAGCAACTTGCGGGCCTGAAATCACCAATCTCGCCTTCAAAATTGACTACCGCCGTTGACTTCATTCGCCTGTCCCTCTCTCAATCAACCTTGTCGAAATTGCTGCCCCTCCCGAAAATCCTGGAAATTCTCACTTTACTTCACAATTTCCTTTTACTAGGACGAGGGGAATTTGCGGTGGCTCTTGTAGCACATGCAGATTCCCGCATCGAAGAAAGTCGACGCCGACGCCTATCAACGACTCGACCACAGGGAAAACTTGGCGTTCTTACCGTCAAAGAAGGTGATGTTACAGCATCTCTAGCTGAAGCATGGGCAGAGCTCTCCTCACTACAAAAGGAGGAGGACCCAGCCGACGAAGAACTTGAACTTGCCCGGGACCTTCTTTGTCTGTCCATCAGTGGCCGCAAAAGTGGCCGACCGATGACCCCTGCTCAAACTCCCAATCTGATATCCCAAATCTCCAAGGTCTCATTTGAAGACCTGCTCTTCCCCACGGCCACAAACCTCACCGCGTATATCCGAGCTCCATTAGACCTCTTCATTTCGAGCTCTGATATTGTCATATATTCTAAGATCCATTCTTATCTCCTGGGAATACGGCGGGCTCAGATCAGGcttggagatctctggaaaCAAACTCCGTTGCGGCGAAATCACCCTACACCATGGGGACCCCCCAGAAGCAGCAGTGTCTTTGGCCAAGCTAGGCTAAAGGCTAGAAGAGATAGAGACAATGTTCGTGTTCGCCAAATGCGTCATATCTGGGCCACTGGAAGTGCTTGTTTGTTTATGCTTTCCGAGATTGGTGGCTTTTTCCAAGGGGATGTCGTCAATGAGTCGTGGCAGCACCTTCGCCAATGGATTGAAGGATGCTCTTCGTCCCCAGCATCAGCCCCTGTATCCCGACCTGGAACTGCATCCTCTGCTAAATCGCGTCATATTTCCAACACAGTATCTCACGATCGCATGTCCATCAGAGATTTCCCAGGGGCAGCCCAGCAGACCATGGGACGACACGATCCCGAAGCTCTCACGGTTGCCCATCGGCGGCACTTGTCATCTCTGGTGCAATCTCTCTTTTTGACTGAACTGCCCTTCACAAACACCATGAGAGGCCTTCTCACAAATGTTGACCGCTTCGTCGCCCTTGTGATTCGGCTGGAAACCATCCAACGCAACATCGATCTGGAAACAGACGAAGGCGTGGAAGACGCCTTGGTAGATTATGCCCATGAAGAACGCGAGGTATGGGAAGAACTACGTGCCACTCGAAATGATGTCGAGACGGGCATTAAGAATCTTATTGGTAGCCTGCGGGACATTGACGACAGTCGCTCGGGAGAAGGCCAGGGATATGTGGAACTAGCAACGAACTTTGGTCAGATGTGGCCTGGCTCCCGTCGAGATGACAGCGTGAGCCCCGGCTTCAGCCATTACGTGCCCCACAAAGTCGCCGGGGTAGATCGTCTGCTCATGAAACTAGATTTCGGCAGCCTTCGCAGCGGATTTGGACCCGAAACAACTGCGGGCTTAGCGGGCAGGCCATCTGCGTGA
- a CDS encoding Ubiquitin-activating enzyme E1, which translates to MPIALSPPVSHLLAVGPPLTNLRRASEDNVGARPEKRTMTDIKMQVENPQETIEAIKHGEIDESLYSRQLYVLGHEAMKRMGSSNVLIVGLKGLGVEIAKNIALAGVKSLTLYDPAPVAISDLSSQFFLQPEDVGKPRAEVTAPRVAELNSYVPVTVHESKSLVGDLEQLKRYQAVVLTQTPLKEQLVIADFCHQNKIYLTITDTFGLFGYIFNDFGKNFTVGDPNGEEPAGGIVADINDEGLVSALDETRHGLEDGDFVTFTEVKGMDGLNNSDPRKVTVKGPYTFTIGDVSSLGSYKGGGLFTQVKMPKFIDFQPLEDQLKKPELLISDSAKFDRPQQLHIGIQALHKFAETHDGQLPRPHSDSDAQEVLKIANDLAAAGEEKIELDEKIIKELSYQARGDLNPLAAFFGGIAAQEVLKAVSGKFSPVHQWLYFDSLESLPTSVTRSEESCKPLGIRYDGQIAVFGKEYQEKLANVTQFLVGSGAIGCETLKNWAMMGLGTGPKGKLYVTDMDQIEKSNLNRQFLFRPKDVGRLKSECASAAAQAMNRELKDKIVTLRDRVGADTEHVFNEDFWNGLDGVTNALDNLDARTYVDRRCVFFRKPLLESGTLGTKCNTQVVLPFITESYSSSQDPPEKSFPMCTLKSFPNRIEHTIAWARDVFQTYFVGPPESVNMYLSQSDYIQQTLKQAGNEKQTLEHLRDFLVTEKPLTFDDCIVWARQQFEAQYNNAIQQLLYNFPRDSKTSTGQLFWSGPKRAPTPLKFDSTNPTHLGFVVAGANLHAFNYGIKNPGADKDYYRRVVDDMIVPEFTPSSNVKIQANENDPDPNAQPAGSSTDEEEIQKLVASLPSPKSLAGFRLQPVEFEKDDDTNHHIDFITAASNLRADNYEIPQADRHKTKFIAGKIIPAIATTTALATGLVALEMYKIVDGKDDIEQYKNGFVNLALPLFSFSEPIGSEKGKYQGKQGEVTIDKLWDRFEVEDLPLQDFLDFFAEKGLEITMVSSGVSLLYASFYPPSKVKDRLPLPMSKLVEHVSKKPVPEHQKNIIFEVTAEDQTEEDVEIPYVMVKLTH; encoded by the exons ATGCCAATCGCCCTCTCACCGCCCGTTAGTCATCTCTTAGCTGTTGGCCCCCCTCTTAC AAACCTG CGCAGAGCCTCTGAAGACAACGTCGGAGCTCGGCCAGAGAAAAGAACCATGACG GACATCAAGATGCAGGTTGAGAATCCGCAAGAAACCATCGAAGCAATCAAGCATGGGGAGATCGACGAATCATTGTATAGTCGGCAGCT ATATGTTCTTGGCCACGAGGCCATGAAGCGTATGGGATCTTCCAATGTTCTGATTGTAGGCCTCAAGGGCCTGGGTGTGGAAATCG CCAAGAACATCGCCCTCGCTGGCGTCAAGTCTCTGACCCTATACGATCCCGCACCAGTCGCTATCTCGGATCTGTCTTCGCAGTTTTTCCTTCAGCCAGAGGACGTCGGCAAGCCCCGTGCTGAAGTTACCGCCCCAAGGGTTGCCGAGTTGAACTCCTATGTCCCCGTTACAGTCCATGAGAGCAAGAGCCTCGTGGGCGATCTCGAACAACTAAAGCGCTACCAGGCAGTGGTGCTCACACAGACTCCTTTGAAGGAGCAACTGGTGATTGCCGACTTCTGCCACCAGAACAAAATTTACCTCACAATAACGGATACCTTCGGTCTCTTTGGCTATATCTTCAATGACTTTGGAAAAAACTTCACTGTGGGTGATCCAAACGGCGAAGAGCCAGCTGGTGGGATTGTAGCGGATATCAATGACGAAGGGTTGGTTTCGGCGCTCGATGAGACAAGACATGGACTTGAGGATGGAGACTTTGTCACTTTCACTGAAGTCAAGGGTATGGATGGCCTAAATAACAGTGATCCTCGCAAAGTCACTGTGAAAGGTCCCTACACTTTCACTATTGGCGACGTCTCTAGTCTAGGATCCTATAAGGGCGGTGGTCTATTTACTCAGGTCAAGATGCCCAAGTTTATTGATTTCCAGCCACTAGAGGACCAACTTAAAAAGCCTGAGCTTCTCATCTCTGACTCTGCCAAGTTTGACAGACCACAACAACTACACATTGGTATCCAGGCTCTTCATAAGTTTGCGGAGACTCATGATGGCCAGTTGCCTCGTCCCCACAGTGATAGCGATGCCCAGGAGGTCCTAAAGATCGCTAACGATCTTGCTGCGGCCGGTGAGGAAAAAATTGAACTGGATGAAAAGATTATCAAGGAGCTGAGCTACCAGGCCCGCGGTGATCTGAATCCGTTAGCAGCTTTCTTCGGTGGCATCGCCGCCCAGGAAGTTCTCAAGGCTGTCTCCGGCAAGTTCAGTCCTGTGCATCAGTGGTTGTACTTTGACTCTTTGGAGTCCTTGCCTACATCGGTCACTCGATCCGAAGAAAGCTGTAAACCTCTTGGTATCCGCTACGATGGTCAAATTGCGGTATTTGGCAAGGAATACCAAGAAAAACTTGCTAATGTCACCCAATTTTTGGTCGGTTCCGGTGCTATCGGTTGCGAGACGCTGAAGAATTGGGCCATGATGGGTCTGGGGACGGGTCCTAAAGGAAAGCTTTACGTCACCGATATGGACCAGATTGAGAAGAGCAACCTCAACCGCCAGTTCCTCTTCCGTCCCAAAGACGTCGGTAGACTCAAGAGTGAATGCGCATCTGCAGCCGCTCAAGCAATGAACCGAGAATTGAAAGATAAGATTGTCACTCTTCGTGATCGCGTTGGTGCCGACACTGAACACGTCTTCAATGAGGATTTCTGGAACGGCCTGGATGGTGTGACAAACGCTCTGGACAATTTGGATGCACGGACATATGTTGATCGCCGCTGTGTCTTCTTCCGCAAGCCATTGCTAGAGAGTGGTACCCTGGGCACCAAGTGCAACACCCAGGTCGTGCTTCCTTTTATCACGGAGTCCTACTCCAGCTCCCAGGATCCCCCAGAAAAGTCATTCCCTATGTGTACCCTGAAGAGTTTCCCGAACCGAATTGAGCACACCATTGCATGGGCACGGGATGTCTTCCAAACCTACTTCGTTGGCCCACCCGAATCAGTCAACATGTATCTCTCGCAATCCGATTACATTCAGCAGACCCTTAAGCAGGCGGGTAACGAAAAGCAAACCTTGGAGCACCTGCGTGACTTCTTGGTCACTGAAAAACCTCTGACTTTCGATGATTGTATTGTGTGGGCTCGCCAACAATTTGAAGCACAGTACAACAACGCGATCCAGCAGCTTCTCTACAACTTCCCCCGAGACTCCAAAACTTCAACCGGTCAATTATTCTGGTCTGGGCCTAAGCGTGCCCCTACACCCTTAAAGTTCGATAGCACTAATCCCACTCATCTCGGATTTGTTGTTGCTGGTGCTAACCTCCATGCGTTCAACTACGGTATCAAGAACCCCGGTGCGGACAAGGACTACTACCGTAGGGTAGTTGATGACATGATTGTTCCCGAGTTCACGCCGAGCTCGAATGTCAAGATTCAGGCCAATGAAAACGATCCTGATCCGAATGCGCAGCCAGCTGGTTCGTCTActgacgaggaagaaatcCAGAAACTGGTGGCGTCTCTTCCCTCGCCCAAGTCTCTTGCTGGATTCCGCTTGCAGCCAGTTGAGTTTGAGAAGGACGATGACACCAACCACCACATCGACTTCATCACTGCGGCTAGCAACCTCCGTGCAGATAACTACGAGATTCCTCAGGCTGACCGACACAAGACCAAATTTATCGCTGGAAAGATCATCCCGGCAATTGCCACCACTACTGCCCTGGCCACCGGTCTTGTTGCCCTCGAAATGTACAAAATTGTTGACGGCAAGGACGACATCGAGCAATACAAAAACGGCTTCGTTAATTTGGCCCTTCCGCTATTTAGCTTCAGTGAGCCGATCGGTAGCGAAAAGGGCAAATATCAAGGCAAGCAAGGCGAGGTCACAATTGACAAGCTTTGGGACCGATTTGAGGTGGAAGACCTTCCCCTCCAGGACTTCCTGGACTTTTTCGCCGAAAAGGGGTTGGAAATCACGATGGTCAGCTCTGGAGTCAGCCTGTTGTATGCCAGCTTCTATCCCCCATCGAAGGTCAAGGATCGCCTTCCTCTTCC TATGAGCAAGCTTGTGGAGCACGTCAGCAAGAAGCCAGTCCCTGAACACCAGAAAAACATCATCTTTGAGGTGACCGCCGAGGATCAGACAGAGGAGGATGTCGAGATTCCTTACGTGATGGTCAAGCTCACACATTAA